TAACAGCTTATCCCAGAGTGACGAACCCTCCCGATATTTATAGGCGAATCCGGATAAAAGGACGCGATCGAAAAACCCCTTCAAGATAGCGGGCATCGTGCCCCACCAGATCGGATAGACAATGACCAGATGATCCGCCCAACGGATGAGGTCCTGTGCTTCTTTTAGGTCATCCTCCAGCTCTGTTCTTTTCCGATATCCGTACTTCAAATTTGGGTCGAAAGCAATTTGGCTCAAATCAATGGTGCGAATCTGTGCTGCTTTGCCTGCGGCTCCTTTCATATAGGCGTGCGCCAACGCGGAGCAATAGCTCTCGGGATCCGGATGTCCGATGATAACGAGAATGTTCATTTTCATATCCCCCTGTAGAGTTGATTCCATAACCGACAGATCGTGGTAAACTGAACTGTATTCAGCATATCGTGTGGAATGGAACAGATGAATGATCGAAGGCGCATAAATGTTGTGGATTCACGCAAAGGAGGTTCCGTACTTGGAAAATGCGCATGGGTTTGCGATTTCGATGGTGTATCCGATTATGAAAACAATTACTCACAAGAAGCTTGATTTTGAGCGTTTTTGTGATCATATTTCTTTCGACAGTAGCTTGCTAAAGGATGTAGAGGCGCGGATTGATGAAGCAGAGCTCGAGCGCTTGATGAAAGAAGCT
The window above is part of the Brevibacillus brevis NBRC 100599 genome. Proteins encoded here:
- a CDS encoding NAD(P)H-dependent oxidoreductase; its protein translation is MNILVIIGHPDPESYCSALAHAYMKGAAGKAAQIRTIDLSQIAFDPNLKYGYRKRTELEDDLKEAQDLIRWADHLVIVYPIWWGTMPAILKGFFDRVLLSGFAYKYREGSSLWDKLLTGKTAHVIVTMDTPSWYNRLIYWQAGHLVMKRNILKFCGIKPVKVTEISGVNASAEEKRKMWLEKVKQLGERLA